In a genomic window of Erigeron canadensis isolate Cc75 chromosome 5, C_canadensis_v1, whole genome shotgun sequence:
- the LOC122599944 gene encoding protein SPA1-RELATED 2-like encodes MLTVQRVTLSRWTGGRINKAANKVMDNEVNEINDIDRARLQNKEDVNVHENKPDSFPNFLDGNNNAWVSTSERACTSPLCSESPGVMVEELTIRNLNSGKLEIVGASNPGARDDSDSLSFSEFLDKKQEDRNKNETADNLSLEERQLSPGGIRTKILSKSGFSEFFVKNTLKGKGVVFRGPAQDGAGVQIRGQSDSRDIPIPEPRTSVSSHSEGISLREWLNGGRNNVDKSRSLYIFKQILDLVDSSHSQGVALQALRPSCFRLLPSNNVLFLGSPAQKEVPEIHHLDNRDGKKRKYGENWKSFGRWPQFPNRSGSVHGTSHSVKRQIGGPRASGHGSDEENVVSGGNLLEEQWYASPEELRERSSTLSSNIYALGVLLFELLGSFQSTREHAVAMMHLRQRILPPSFLSENPKEAGYCLWLLHPEAPARPTTRDILKSKLVSEIVDISADKLLASIAQEDIDSDLLLHFLESLQEHKQKCATKLFKDINCIESDITEIESRRSINMTVDANNTISPLSTIVKSNLVKSNLEHLESAYFLVRSSIEVPVSDAMVISDHKVLTSRESYKGTQHVEAGKEPVDRLGIFFNGLCKYARFSKFEVRGNLRSGDFSSSANVICSLGFDRDEDYFATAGVSKKIKVYDYHLLLDDSVDIHYPAVEMPNNSKLTCICWNSYIKNYLASTDYDGIVKLWDIGSGQTVSHHIEHERRAWSVDFSKVDPTKLASGSDDCYVKLWSINEKNSLSTIRTIANVCCVQFSPYSAHLLSFGSSDYRTYCYDMRNISTPLCILAGHDRAVSYVKFLDAETIASASTDNTLKLWDLKKASFGCLSTDACVLTYKGHTNEKNFVGLSVADGYIACGSETNEVFAYYRSLPMPITSHKFGSIDPVSGKETDHANNQFVSSVCWRQKSDMVIAANSSGCLKLLQMV; translated from the exons ATGCTGACGGTACAAAGAGTAACATTGTCACGATGGACCGGAGGTAGAATAAATAAG GCCGCGAATAAAGTGATGGATAATGAAGTGAATGAGATTAATGATATTGATAGAGCACGGCTACAGAACAAAGAGGATGTTAATGTTCATGAAAACAAACCTGACTCATTTCCAAATTTCTTGGatggtaataacaatgcttggGTCAGTACATCAGAACGTGCATGCACCAGTCCACTTTGTTCAGAGTCTCCCGGGGTCATGGTTGAAGAATTAACAATAAGAAATTTAAATAGCGGGAAGTTAGAAATAGTCGGTGCATCCAATCCTGGTGCTAGGGACGATTCCGACTCTCTTTCTTTCTCAGAATTTCTAGACAAAAAACAAGAAGACcgaaataaaaatgaaacagCTGACAATTTGTCACTAGAAGAAAGACAATTGTCTCCTGGAGGTATTCGAACAAAGATTCTTTCAAAATCCGGGTTTTCTGAGTTTTTTGTGAAAAACACACTAAAGGGTAAAGGTGTTGTTTTCAGAGGTCCAGCTCAAGACGGGGCCGGTGTTCAAATTCGTGGTCAAAGTGATTCTCGGGACATTCCCATTCCCGAGCCTAGGACTAGTGTTTCTTCTCACAGTGAAGGTATAAGTTTGAGAGAATGGCTGAATGGTGGCAGGAATAATGTTGATAAATCAAGAAGCCTCTATATTTTCAAGCAGATATTAGATTTGGTGGATTCATCACATTCTCAAGGGGTGGCCTTACAAGCTTTAAGACCATCATGCTTTAGATTGTTACCATCAAATAATGTTTTGTTCCTTGGTTCACCTGCTCAGAAAGAAGTCCCAGAAATACATCATTTGGATAACCGAGATGGCAAAAAGAGAAAATATGGGGAAAACTGGAAATCTTTTGGCAGGTGGCCACAGTTCCCAAATCGTTCTGGTTCAGTCCATGGAACTTCACATAGCGTCAAACGCCAAATTGGTGGTCCACGAGCTTCTGGTCATGGATCTGATGAAGAGAATGTTGTTAGTGGTGGTAATTTGCTAGAAGAGCAGTGGTATGCTAGTCCCGAGGAACTTAGAGAGAGGAGCTCTACATTGTCGTCAAATATATATGCTTTGGGGGTTCTTCTTTTTGAG CTTCTTGGATCATTTCAATCTACGAGAGAACATGCAGTTGCAATGATGCATTTACGCCAAAGGATCCTTCCTCCTAGTTTCCTTTCCGAAAATCCTAAGGAAGCTGGATACTGTCTTTGGCTGCTACATCCCGAGGCACCGGCACGGCCAACAACTAG ggatattttaaaatccaagcTTGTAAGTGAAATAGTAGACATATCGGCAGACAAGCTGTTAGCATCCATTGCTCAAGAGGATATTGATTCGGATTTATTATTGCATTTTCTAGAGTCTTTACAAGAACACAAGCAAAAATGTGCCACAAAATTGTTCAAAGATATTAATTGCATAGAATCCGATATCACAGAGATTGAGTCAAGACGTTCAATTAATATGACGGTTGATGCTAATAATACAATATCTCCCTTGTCGACTATCGTTAAATCAAATTTAGTAAAAAGCAATTTAGAACATCTTGAAAGTGCTTACTTTTTGGTGAGATCCAGCATTGAGGTTCCTGTGAGTGATGCAATGGTTATTTCTGATCACAAAGTTTTAACAAGTCGAGAAAGTTATAAGGGGACACAACATGTTGAGGCAGGAAAAGAACCAGTTGATCGTCTCGGGATATTTTTCAATGGTTTGTGCAAGTATGCCCGATTTAGTAAGTTTGAAGTGCGTGGTAATTTAAGGAGCGGTGATTTTAGCAGTTCTGCTAATGTCATATGTTCTCTTGGTTTTGATCGGGATGAGGATTACTTTGCAACTGCTGGAGTGTCGAAGAAAATTAAAGTATATGATTATCATTTGCTATTGGATGACTCGGTTGACATTCATTATCCTGCTGTTGAGATGCCAAATAACTCGAAACTTACATGCATTTGTTGGAATAGTTATATCAAGAATTATCTTGCTTCTACAGACTACGATGGCATAGTAAAG TTATGGGATATAGGAAGTGGTCAAACAGTTTCTCATCACATCGAGCATGAAAGGAGAGCATGGTCAGTTGATTTTTCCAAAGTGGATCCTACAAAGTTAGCAAGTGGAAGTGATGATTGTTATGTGAAACTTTGGAGCATTAATGAG AAGAACAGTTTATCAACAATCAGAACCATTGCAAATGTTTGTTGTGTTCAGTTCTCTCCTTACTCTGCTCATTTGCTATCTTTTGGCTCTTCTGATTACCGGACTTATTGCTACGATATGCGAAATATTTCCACCCCGTTGTGTATACTGGCCGGTCATGACAGAGCTGTTAGCTATGTGAAATTCTTGGATGCTGAAACCATTGCTTCTGCATCCACTGATAACACGCTAAAGCTTTGGGATCTAAAGAAAGCCAGTTTTGGTTGCTTATCGACCGACGCTTGCGTCTTAACATATAAGGGGCACACGAACGAGAAG AATTTTGTTGGTTTGTCTGTTGCTGATGGATACATTGCATGCGGTTCAGAAACGAACGAG GTTTTCGCCTATTACCGATCACTGCCCATGCCAATTACCTCTCACAAGTTTGGCTCAATTGATCCAGTTTCTGGCAAAGAAACTGACCATGCAAACAACCAGTTTGTTTCAAGTGTGTGTTGGCGGCAGAAATCGGACATGGTAATTGCCGCCAACTCTAGCGGCTGCCTGAAGTTATTACAAATGGTTTAA